The Oncorhynchus tshawytscha isolate Ot180627B linkage group LG20, Otsh_v2.0, whole genome shotgun sequence genome has a window encoding:
- the LOC112236325 gene encoding cyclin-dependent kinase 5 activator 1-like — translation MGTTMSISLRKKAVLFKDGPDTVGHLMEVQTGKSAKDKTLKRYSPWRRSVKKKSSKKVQAHENTNQNNIAHLSNENLEKSQSFSNPSTLTLEKSQSCDKLSTQDQSTPAISNSSNNAASLVVTAPLSNSNTAPDTPQMVTVQDLDTPRRLVMGHATTGELLRCLGEFLCRRCYRLQDMTSMDPVLWLRVVDRYLLDNCYQSQSCINPAAVVFLYMLCREAVSSEVATLHELHAVLLTCLYTTCSYMGNEIAYPLKPFLVDTCRQTFWIRCMTITKLMSVKMLQMNTDPNFFCQVFADLKNESQKEEKKSRLLSGVYSTQ, via the coding sequence ATGGGAACCACAATGTCTATCTCGCTTCGCAAGAAGGCAGTCCTCTTCAAAGATGGGCCGGACACTGTGGGCCACTTGATGGAAGTCCAGACCGGTAAGAGCGCAAAAGACAAGACTCTGAAGCGTTACTCGCCATGGAGGCGGAGTGTGAAGAAGAAGAGCTCCAAGAAGGTGCAGGCCCACGAGAACACCAACCAAAACAACATTGCCCATCTGAGTAATGAGAACCTGGAGAAGTCTCAGTCCTTCTCCAACCCGTCCACCCTCACCCTGGAGAAGTCTCAGTCCTGTGACAAGCTGTCCACCCAGGACCAGAGCACTCCAGCCATCTCCAACAGCTCCAACAACGCCGCCTCGTTGGTCGTGACGGCCCCCTTATCCAACTCAAACACGGCCCCCGACACGCCCCAGATGGTGACCGTCCAGGACCTCGACACTCCCAGGAGGCTGGTGATGGGCCATGCTACAACCGGCGAGCTGCTGCGCTGCCTGGGTGAGTTCCTGTGCCGGCGCTGCTACCGGCTCCAGGACATGACTTCCATGGACCCGGTGCTGTGGCTGCGGGTGGTGGACCGTTATCTGCTGGACAACTGCTATCAGAGCCAGAGCTGCATCAATCCGGCCGCTGTGGTCTTCCTCTACATGCTGTGCCGCGAGGCGGTTTCCTCCGAGGTGGCCACCTTGCACGAGCTGCATGCCGTGCTGCTCACCTGCCTCTATACGACCTGCTCCTACATGGGCAACGAGATCGCCTACCCCCTGAAACCCTTCCTGGTGGACACCTGCAGGCAGACCTTCTGGATCCGCTGCATGACCATCACCAAGCTGATGAGTGTCAAGATGCTCCAGATGAACACAGACCCTAACTTCTTCTGCCAGGTGTTTGCTGACCTGAAGAACGAGAgccagaaggaggagaagaagagccgCCTGCTCAGCGGTGTGTACAGCACTCAGTGA